From a region of the Vigna unguiculata cultivar IT97K-499-35 unplaced genomic scaffold, ASM411807v1 contig_278, whole genome shotgun sequence genome:
- the LOC114171509 gene encoding uncharacterized protein LOC114171509, whose amino-acid sequence MQSLKSHHAVSSSLFNQFSYQSITFFLSFSTKSRCLHFNETTSIIDYLNSDLQFSRTQSLYVSKRVSGCRFPQNPLLVLTFFKQIGFSQSQILSLIRQRPQILFTNVEKILRPKIQLFQMSGFQGYELCSFISKNPSILTHSLKKTLVPSVEAIRKIVYDQKDFILVLHRCGWILPKYKRIMENVVFLESCGILGTHLSLLLKLHPRLFVAQRSTIENNVSRAVNLGFRENSRMLVHAIHTLSCLSDKTFERKLKLINCFGFLKDEGLQMFKRTPTLFRTSEKKLKVGMKFFLHTVMLPKSVLIHQPKILMYSMEDRVLPQYKVFQLLKSKNLCKKVPSYIHVLCLSEEMFLDKYISQFRENAEELLVAYKGHYLEA is encoded by the coding sequence ATGCAGTCTCTCAAGTCACACCATGCTGTTTCATCTTCTCTTTTCAATCAATTCTCTTATCAGTCTATAACATTCTTCCTATCTTTCTCAACCAAAAGCCGTTGCCTACACTTCAACGAAACCACTTCAATAATTGATTACCTGAATTCCGACTTGCAGTTCTCCAGAACCCAATCCCTTTATGTCTCCAAACGTGTTTCAGGGTGCAGATTCCCTCAAAACCCCTTATTAGTGCTCACTTTCTTCAAACAAATAGGCTTTTCCCAAAGCCAGATTCTCTCCCTGATTCGTCAAAGACCCCAGATACTGTTTACAAACGTTGAGAAAATCTTGAGACCCAAAATTCAGCTCTTTCAGATGTCTGGATTCCAGGGTTACGAGTTATGCAGCTTCATTTCAAAGAATCCCTCCATTTTGACTCATAGCTTGAAGAAAACATTGGTCCCCTCAGTTGAAGCTATTAGGAAAATTGTCTACGACCAGAAagattttattcttgttttgcaCAGATGTGGCTGGATACTCCCAAAGTACAAAAGAATTATGGAGAATGTCGTCTTTTTGGAGAGTTGTGGCATTCTTGGAACTCATCTTTCATTGCTACTCAAACTTCATCCAAGGCTTTTCGTTGCACAGCGGTCTACTATTGAAAACAATGTTTCTCGAGCTGTAAACTTGGGTTTCCGTGAAAATTCAAGAATGCTTGTCCATGCAATTCATACATTAAGTTGTTTGAGCGATAAAACATTTGAGagaaagttgaaactaattaattgttttggttttttgAAGGATGAGGGCCTGCAAATGTTCAAGAGAACCCCGACTTTGTTTAGAACATCAGAGAAGAAGTTGAAAGTTGGAATGAAATTCTTCTTGCATACAGTTATGCTGCCCAAGTCAGTCCTTATTCACCAGCCTAAGATTTTAATGTACAGCATGGAGGATCGCGTGCTTCCTCAATATAAAGTCTTCCAACTGTTGAAATCAAAAAATCTCTGCAAGAAAGTCCCCAGTTATATTCATGTGTTGTGCTTGTCTGAGGAGATGTTCTTGGACAAGTATATATCACAGTTCAGAGAAAATGCAGAGGAGTTATTAGTAGCATACAAGGGTCATTATCTGGAGGCATAA